The sequence below is a genomic window from Uranotaenia lowii strain MFRU-FL chromosome 2, ASM2978415v1, whole genome shotgun sequence.
aaggtcacatgccaaatttcaggaagatctgaccatagggaggggttgcttgagtctcaaacgtgaaaaaaattttaaggtattctgcaataacttttttcatcaccagccgaatgttttttatggttgattttattaaagcctaagttgagacaaatactTCACtagaagactgtaactcgattgaatttgaaacagaaaagttattgcggttcaaagattgtattttgatcgaaaattctcgtataaaacgcaatgcgtaaaaagtgctcattgcgtgttggacaaaatttgcagcctttgaactgcaataacttttttacttcaagtccaatcgtgttgcagtcttctagtgaaatatttgtctcaacttaggctttaataaaatcaaccataaaaaacaatcggctggtgatgaaaaaagttttgatgaaaaaccagtatttttcgttcctctcGGGCAGAAtaccataaactttttttttcacgtttgagactcaagcaacccctccctatggtcagatcttcctgaaatttggcatgtgaccttctggtaagctaataagttattttgacttggagcgagtgagatttatcatgtttcattcttcctatactatgataagtgtacagcggttcgttaaattattaaaaactacaaaaaatactgttatggtacttcttcaattttcaaccgagtATGATAAATAactacttgaaatctttgttttaaattgacatttaagcgcagaagaaaattagattttttaaatgttactatcgagtctaaaactttcgctgaaacaaaattttctctaaaaaaatgcgctttttttaattttttctatcattaatTCACTAAAATcgacaatactgttgatcaaacgcaaaaacattattcagatgatcgatagaaaatttattcaccttcaatatgcaagagagagatttcaaattactgttatgccgtccgtgatattttaatctaaggaCAAgacctttttctatttttaaatttaataaatggagcataactcaaaaacggttctactgagcgcccgatttcacattaaaaatgactttcagtttactaagttcaaaaatgctgttaacTAGTGTTATCAATCCAAAATCAAGTGAACCTATactgggttccaggccactgtGGTATAGAAAGCAATGAAAAGGCAGATGAACTCGCTAGGAAAGGATCTGAAAGGCGCATGATTGGCCCTGAACCTTTTTGTGGAGTATCTAGGTACTTGTGCTCTTacaagtgaattaaaaaaaatgggagaaCTCAaagatcaaattcaaatggcttTTAGCCATCGGTGCTatctaaaaaattcataaagccCGATTCTAAGAAAACTTGTGAACTTCTAAGTCTATCGAAAAGGGATCTTAAAACAATTACATACCTTTTTACAGGACACTGCCCATGCAACTACCACTTACATCAAATTGGCAAACTCAGTAATGAGATGTGCCGGTTTTGTCAAACTGAAGTAGAAACTGCAGATATCTTATGACAcattgggtggtatgaaaaaaacttagtaattgcttttgctaaactgaatcgagcagtcgagcagtcgcttaaagcaattgcttcggttgttatgaataaagtttttttgacagctgttttctcagtcaggagcttttacttttagaacaagctagtttggtatgaataaagctcaaatctgaagcaattgctcgacaaatctcgtagtaattgctttattttctaagcatgctcggtagcagacttttccaataaaaaattctttaataacgtcatgaacttatcaaattagcaatatttcacttcaaaacaattcaaaaaggtattttcaacatgaataaagagaagtcgaagtgataacccaacttttttcatattcctgtcgtagtataaaatcattcgtttaagatgacaataaacaaatcaattagtaaatatctcaaattaaaaaaaaaaatccggctatagtggaagaagtcccaattggctcaaagtaagaaataaattgtaataatttaaaacattatacagatctctcatttttatataattttttataatcctaagatttaaaaaaaaatctaaattaaaatgcgcgcctattgcctatttttttatacatcggattatcccgatccgaatacatgtgggagagcttatgataaatattaaagttaggccattttttgtttaacaatattcgaatatgtattcaattttctttaaacatcaacatacgagcacgcattaacaaaaaattcctgtcgttcttacacccaccacccgcttcgtcgacttcaatgctactttagccgtacttatcaattttctgatcgtcttctttcattttactttagaaaacttcagattctgctggttggatagctctatttttcgaagcaaaagctatgttctaagactttagtacacatccgctaagcaaatgtttattcataccaaactaagcaaatgctttggacttttgctttgattgatttcgagctaagtaaaagctaccgaagcaattgctaaaccttattcataccactaattgaCTGAAAGTTCTTGGTAAGCGAATCTTAACGCCCGATGATATGTGGAAGATGAAAGCCAGTAAGATGGTGGGATTCATAAGAAATACCATCCCAAAATGTCTCGATTTCGACTACAACTGCCATCTCTATCAATGATGACAGTATTGCGTGAtcagacaaataataaattgggttattccacaatagatcttctcatacaaaaaaaaaaaaaaaactacaaaaaaaataatagcttTATAACTTTCTTATACCTAAATGCTGGTTGAAATATTCAAGTGAGATTTTCCATCAAGTCTAAAACACGAGTAGTCTCATTTTTTACAAGTGTAAATCGAAGacgatgtaattttcaactccttttgatataattttagtcttttttcaaaaagtgaatagaaatacattgttttgctataattttacattccgtgatgtaaaaatcaagcggtcaatgaattttatatcacaaacagtgtaaaattgtatgtttgatttaaaattaaatgcaaATGTGCAACTTGTGTGGCGCGCGTCGGAtaaaaagtaaacaagtaagaaaattattcgaaaacgaGTCGTAGGCGTGGCTCTAACATTTCCAGAATCCTTCAAAAGCTGGTAGGTCCATAATAatgtcatattgaaaaaagaatgctgttgaaattaatcatttttctcTCCATTGCAGCAAAATCAGGTTTTTCGCAGTGGCAGTGATTTTTCGGAGAAATTTTCGTGTTCTGGGACGAATCGAGGATCCTGGTGACGGCCATCTGTACAACATcaccgtgctgggaatcatcggatgaaacaaaaattccagGCTGACGCTGTACGTGATGGTGTATATCTTTTTAGGTTATTTTCGGAAATatatgcaaaattaaaattttaaaagcagcGTATTCGTTCATAGACAACAGcaaaacctgaatatttagcaaagatttctaatatttacgataataaatcttaaaattaacattcccgtgtttttttttacacgacggctttcgTCGCTcgatttcgtgcattgttttcgatctaaatttacacgcctcaaaaattatattcttgaaaaaaaatacatcgtgatagaattttacatcaaaatcgatgttcctttttcgtgcatcgttttcggtcttaaattacacaaatttttcttgctgtgtggTGTGTGGTTTTCACTAAAAATTTCCGATTAGCAAAagtgaacaaataaaaacattattttggtAAAGTATTCCATTTTTTGTAGTTCAAAATTATGTTATGTTTTATAGATCAATTAGAATTCAAATaagtattaaaatattttaccatatttcgaaaaatcgttaaataaattacaaaagaaGGGTGAAAACGCAAGAAATGGATTACAGTGGTGATTTAAAACGCACGTTACATGCCGACATGGCTACTATTATTGAACATACAGTGTCTTTCCGTTATTTATCGAACTGGCGTTAATAAACAAGAATTGAAGCCTTGGCAACTAGGGAGAACATCTCTCTGCAGtgaagatgaataataaataattttatttggttaaaaaaacgataaaatgaGAAGAAACTAGAGGAATGAGAAAACAGGACTCTGGCTGAATACCTTTATGGGTACGTacaagagaaagagagagaggaCGAGGTTCATGCAAAACGATACTTGTTGGAGGGATCAGTTTGTACAAGATTGTATTGGGTTTGGGCCTggtaaaaagaataaagcttgctttactcttacacagatttccgtTAGAATGACTGCTTCGGagtgaaattgaagtgaaaactattgggcttgggcctgctaaaaagaatcaAGCCTGCTCttcactcttacacagatttccataagaatgacagctaatcggagtgaaattggagtgaaggctattgctttctctgtttaacacatgagaaatcgtataccgcgTTTACGAGCGCTCCCATCGTGTAGGGTTCTACATTAAACATTATAATAAATGCGCATCCCAAAAATGACACTACCTTGATAGTTGTATGCACCATGACAGATGATGCTACCTTGAGAGTTTGAAGTGGGAGAATGACAACCAGCTCGGTACCGGGGAGATTAGTGGTGAGCACGAAAGCGTACGGACGTACTGTAGACGCGTCGATCGGGAATCGTCTTGGAAACGGAAGCAACCTATCTGAGCCATATCCGACAACGTGGCGACGAGGATTAATCGGAAAGGTAAGGTGAATAAGCGTAATTTCGAATGTTTGTTAGTGGATTTTGCTCAATGcaagtgaatttgttttttccgGTCATTAAATTTTCGCTCGACGGCAAAATGGATGCCGAATATACGCGGAGCCCGGGCCCCAAATGACACGAAAAAAGATGGCTACCAAGCTGTCGATTGAACAAAGATAAAAAGAGGATGTAAAAAGTTTAGTGATTTGTTTAGATTGATATGTGTGATTGTGCGAACCATTATGGCCGGGAGCCTAGTAAAACATAGTTGGATGCTGTGTTGGTGACTCTAGTGCTAGAGACTTGTCAGGAAAAGTTGGCTGGGTGCTTGGTGCTTCTATGAGTGACACTTGTGCTGGGAGCCGAGTGTGAGTGAAAATCATAGCTGGGTGCTATGTGTGCGcgacgaaaaagaaacatagCTGGGTGCTATGCTTGTTGACACTTGTGCCGGGAGCCGAGTGGGTGAAAATATCATAGCTGGGTGCTATGTGACGAATCAGTAGCATAGCGGGGTGCTTTGCTAAGTAACACTTGTGCCGGGAGCCAAGTGGGAGTGAAAATCATAGCTGGGTGCTATGTGAGCGcgacgaaaaagaaacatagCTGGGTGCTATGCTTGTTGACACTTGTGCCGGGAGCCGAGTGGGTGAAAATATCATAGCTGGGTGCTATGTGTATATGACGAATCAGTAGCATAGCTGGGTGCTTTGCTAAGTAACACTTGTGCCGGGAGCCAAGTAGGAGCGAAAATCATAGCTGGTGCTATGTGTGCGTGACGAAAGAGAAGCATAGCTGAGTGCTTCCCTGGATGACATTTTAGTCGGAAGCCGAGTGTGTGTGTACAAAACATAGCAGGGTGCGATGTTCAGTGACACAGTGAAGGGAAACATGGCAGAAGGCTGTGTGGAAGTAAATTGAGTGTTAAGATGAAAAAAAGAGTACAGGGTAGGATTCCAGGCAGATTTGATTATAGCCGTATgctatgattaaaattttgccgGAAGTCAAGAGAATTAGTTTTATGCAATGAATGCCGTTATTATGACAATGTTTTAGAATATCGTTGTCCGATGtcatattgagaaaaaaaaactattgccaCAAAGCAAAGGATACTTAGGTTTGTTTTTCCAATCTCTGTTACTTTCAGATGGAAGAAACCAGACCCCTGCCCATGTTCCGCTGCGAACAAATTGAGAGCAAAAAGTTGGCTAAAGCTTGGCAAGAATGGAAAGGCTCATTGGAGTACTATTTCGATTCTTACCAGATAAGCGACCAGAAGATCATGCGGTCTAAAATGCTGCATTTAGGAGGACCGCAACTTCAAAAGGTGTTCAGGAGCCTGGACGGTACAGAGGATTTCCCTGTCGTTCTTCTTGAGAAGAGATATTACGATTTGGCTATCGAAAGGTTGGATGCCTACTTTAAGCCTCGTAGTCAGGACGTCCTGGAACGACACATACTACGTAACATGAAACAGGGAGCCAACGAACGTTTCTCCCATTACGTGTTACGCTTGCGTCAGCAAGTGAGCGATTGTGGTTTGGAAAAGTTTCCCGACGAAGCTCGAAACATCATTGAAGAGCTTATGATGGTGGATGTCATTGTAGAGGGCTGCAATTCGCAAGAACTGAAACGTAAGATTCTAGAAAAGGATCGTTCTCTAACCGAAATTGAAGCGTTAGGTGAGTTCATTCTGTTTTATCTTAATTTATTTCAAGAGGATTTTTTATCCTTCGTGGTCCTTGTAGGTGAGTCACTGGAGAGTGTGATAATCCAAGAAAAGGAGATGAAGGTTGGTACCCGGAACGAAATGGTTGGGCAATCTGAGGTCTGCAGAATAAGATCAAATAGAGCACCATCTAATCGTCGGCAAGacagatttttaaaacgtttCGTCACAGGACGTAGCAAGGGAGGAGAGAAAAAACCTGGAACTGTATGCTACGCATGTGGTCGATATGGTCACATTTCAACGTCCTCAGAGTGTCCAGCCATCGGACAAGAATGTCGCAAGTGCAAGAAAACAGGACATTTCGAAAGCGTTTGTCGTAAACGCTCGCTGTATGCAAAAGCAAAGTCACCGCCGAAAAAAGTTCAAGCCATTGACGATATCAGTGTGCCAATTGTGAATGAAGCGAAAGTAGAGCCTGAGAATAGCAACAAAGTCTACTACACTTTCTACACAGGCAGTCAGGCCAACGTATTCAATTGCAACATTGGTGGCACAATGGTGGAAGTCTTCATCGACTCGGGGTCTGAGCTGAATTTGATAACTACTGAAACATGGGAGCAGATGAAAGCTCAACGGGTCGTTGTGTCAAATTGCAAAAAGGGTTCCGACAAGATTCTTAAGGCCTACGGAAGTACGAAACCGCTTCATATTCTTGGTACTTTTGAAGCCAAAGTTGAAATAGGAAAACAATCAGCTGATGCGATTTTCTTCGTTGTCGACGGCGGGCAAAGGAACTTACTCGGTGATGTTACATCTAAGAAACTGGGCATCCTCAAGATCGGTTTGGGAGTGAATGCAATCACGGATACCGAAGAATTGAAACGTTCaccattttctaaaatttctggAGTCAAAGTTCGTATTGAAATGGATCCCAATGTGAAACCGGTGTTTCAACCTCTTCGACGTATACCCATCCATTTGGAGAGCGCCATTAACGAAAAATTGGAAGAGTTACTACGACGTGATATCATTGAGGTTAAACGTGGCCCTGCGACGTGGGTATCCCCACTGGTGGTAGCGACCAAAGCAAATGGTACAATAAGGTTGTGTATCGACTTGAGACGCGTTAATCAGGCAGTGGTTCGAGACCGTCATCCAATGCCGGTAATTGAGGAGGTTATTGCGAAAGTCGGTAAGGGCAGAGTATGGAGCGTTCTGGATGTAATGGATGCTTTCTTCTTATTGGAACTTGAAGAAGATTCGAGAGATATCATGACCTTCATTACCCACCGGGGATTATACAGGTTCAAACGCTTGCCTTTTGGACTTGTATCCGCACCGGAAATTTATCAGCGTACCATGGATGAGATATTGGTAGACTGCGAGGGTGCATACTGGTATCTCGATGATATCGGCGTTGAGGGTAGTACTTTGGAAGAACATGACATCCGATTGGAAAAGGTATGAGTCATTTATTTGATGTTATAagagaaaaacgaaaataaacaaCATGTCAATGATTGATTCtactttgtttattttctcGTTCACACAACGATTTTAGGTCCTTAAAAGGCTCAAGGATAGAGGAGTTGTCCTCAACTGGGCAAAATGCAAATTCCGCGTCACTGAATTTGAGTTCTTGGGATACAAAATATGTCCGCAAGGTATAACCCCTTCCGCTGTTAAACGCGATGCTCTAGCTTCTTTTCGTCGTCCGG
It includes:
- the LOC129742358 gene encoding uncharacterized protein K02A2.6-like, which produces MTTSSVPGRLVVSTKAYGRTVDASIGNRLGNGSNLSEPYPTTWRRGLIGKMEETRPLPMFRCEQIESKKLAKAWQEWKGSLEYYFDSYQISDQKIMRSKMLHLGGPQLQKVFRSLDGTEDFPVVLLEKRYYDLAIERLDAYFKPRSQDVLERHILRNMKQGANERFSHYVLRLRQQVSDCGLEKFPDEARNIIEELMMVDVIVEGCNSQELKRKILEKDRSLTEIEALGESLESVIIQEKEMKVGTRNEMVGQSEVCRIRSNRAPSNRRQDRFLKRFVTGRSKGGEKKPGTVCYACGRYGHISTSSECPAIGQECRKCKKTGHFESVCRKRSLYAKAKSPPKKVQAIDDISVPIVNEAKVEPENSNKVYYTFYTGSQANVFNCNIGGTMVEVFIDSGSELNLITTETWEQMKAQRVVVSNCKKGSDKILKAYGSTKPLHILGTFEAKVEIGKQSADAIFFVVDGGQRNLLGDVTSKKLGILKIGLGVNAITDTEELKRSPFSKISGVKVRIEMDPNVKPVFQPLRRIPIHLESAINEKLEELLRRDIIEVKRGPATWVSPLVVATKANGTIRLCIDLRRVNQAVVRDRHPMPVIEEVIAKVGKGRVWSVLDVMDAFFLLELEEDSRDIMTFITHRGLYRFKRLPFGLVSAPEIYQRTMDEILVDCEGAYWYLDDIGVEGSTLEEHDIRLEKVLKRLKDRGVVLNWAKCKFRVTEFEFLGYKICPQGITPSAVKRDALASFRRPVNESEVRSFLGLANYMGKFIPNLAELDEPLRRLIQKGIKYHWGAVEEKAFNDIKFSLTRASCLGFFNSRDDTSVFADASPVALGAVLVQTNDKKEARVICYASKSLTETEKRYCQTEKEALSLVWSVEKFQNYLIGRKSNLLTDCKALTFLFAPTSKPCARIERWVLRLQSFQYKIIHIPGQSNIADVLSRLTTLTPQAFDESEEIIIKEIVSAGTNTFALTWAEVVSASREDSTIRLVQEALTANKFDELPLCFKLIVTELCFVDDVLLRGDRIVIPSELQQRILQLAHEGHPGIRMMKAHLRANVWWPKMDQHVETFVKACRGCALVSAPNPPEPMIRKKFPTGPWEHIAIDFLGPLPEGESLLVCIDYYSRYLEIIEMRDITTTSVIEQLLILFSRYGIPHFLRADNGPQFSSEEFRSFCIEQGRAPAELMFGRRLRSKLPGVPTSISNDEEARDHDMIQKEKGRVYADLRRRARPSGIEVGDHVLAKRMKKDNKLNSEFAPEEFVVTSKQGTDVMIRSSSSGKEFRRSAAHLKVIPVKPTEGDTSVSTPVPDDIDVEGPSGCLEEQASEKQTASKPTGRSTRVRSEPSKLKDFITY